One window of Microtus pennsylvanicus isolate mMicPen1 chromosome X, mMicPen1.hap1, whole genome shotgun sequence genomic DNA carries:
- the LOC142841607 gene encoding melanoma-associated antigen B4-like yields MPRSNRSKGHSHGKGHQAHGASQRPKGAQPTVVKESASPPVGQANSPSSSKACTSQGVAFPASPVAGVSCTGSDLDSGASDVRVVGGSPHAFTQPICIDPLTKKVNMLVEFLLEKFQKSEQFTEDDMLKVVSKKYKTQFSDILRKSSSRMEMLFAMRLKKINPDSQFYAIVSKLGLSTAEILSGQRGLPKMGLLMIILGLIFTKGHRATEEEVWQFLSVLGVYAERKHLIFGEPRKLITKDLVEQNYLEIRKVSGGKSPRYDYLWGSRSHVETSKMKVLEVWATINDTVPSFFPTPYEEALKDQMEREEQTSPALDTASDYPRCICCSSSHT; encoded by the coding sequence ATGCCTAGGAGCAACAGGAGTAAAGGCCACTCTCATGGCAAAGGTCATCAAGCACATGGGGCTAGCCAACGTCCCAAGGGTGCTCAACCAACTGTAGTGAAAGAATCAGCATCTCCTCCTGTTGGCCAAGCTAATTCCCCAAGCTCTTCTAAGGCATGCACTTCTCAGGGAGTTGCGTTTCCTGCCTCTCCTGTGGCAGGTGTATCCTGCACAGGCTCTGATCTAGATAGTGGGGCTTCTGATGTCCGTGTTGTTGGGGGAAGTCCACATGCCTTCACTCAGCCGATATGCATAGATCCTCTTACCAAGAAGGTTAATATGTTGGTAGAGTTCCTGCTGGAGAAGTTTCAGAAGAGTGAGCAGTTTACAGAAGATGATATGCTGAAAGTGGTCAGCAAGAAATACAAAACGCAGTTTTCTGACATCCTCAGGAAATCTTCTTCTCGCATGGAAATGCTCTTTGCAATGCGATTGAAGAAAATCAATCCAGATAGTCAGTTCTATGCCATTGTCAGCAAGCTAGGTCTCTCCACTGCTGAAATTCTAAGTGGCCAGAGAGGGCTGCCAAAGATGGGTCTCCTGATGATCATCTTGGGACTGATATTCACAAAAGGCCATCGTGCCACCGAGGAAGAGGTCTGGCAATTCCTGAGTGTGTTAGGAGTATATGCAGAGAGGAAGCACTTGATCTTTGGGGAGCCCCGAAAACTCATCACCAAAGATCTGGTTGAGCAAAATTACCTTGAGATCCGTAAGGTGTCTGGGGGTAAATCCCCAAGATATGATTACCTCTGGGGTTCCCGGTCCCATGTAGAAACCAGCAAAATGAAAGTGCTAGAAGTTTGGGCTACCATCAATGACACTGTTCCTAGCTTCTTTCCTACTCCATATGAAGAAGCTCTTAAAGATCAAATGGAGCGAGAAGAGCAGACATCTCCAGCCTTGGACACGGCCAGCGATTATCCCAGGTGCATATGCTGTAGCTCCTCTCACACATAG